A stretch of Carya illinoinensis cultivar Pawnee chromosome 14, C.illinoinensisPawnee_v1, whole genome shotgun sequence DNA encodes these proteins:
- the LOC122293284 gene encoding asparagine synthetase [glutamine-hydrolyzing] 1-like, protein MCGILAVLGCSDDSLAKRVRVLELSRRLKHRGPDWSGLHQHGDCFLSHQRLAIVDPASGDQPLFNEDKSIVVTVNGEIYNHEDLRKHLSNHKFRTGSDCEVITHLYEEYGENFVDMLDGVFTFVLLDTRDNSFMVARDAIGVNSLYIGWGLDGSIWISSELKGLNDECEHFESFPPGHLYSSKQAGLRQWYNPPWFSEVVPSTPYDPLALRHAFERAVIKRLMTDVPFGVLLSGGLDSSLVASITARHLARTKAARQWGAQLHSFCVGLEGSPDLKAAKEVADYLGTVHHEFHFTVQDGIDAIEEVIYHVETYDVTTIRASTPMFLMARKIKSLGVKMVISGEGSDEIFGGYLYFHKAPNKEELHRETCRKIKALHQYDCLRANKSSFAWGLEARVPFLDKEFINIAMDIDPQYKMIKREEGRIEKWVLRKAFDDEEHPYLPKHILYRQKEQFSDGVGYSWIDGLKAHTAQHVTEKMMVNAARIFPHNTPTTKEAYHYRTIFERFFPQNSARLSVPGGASVACSTAKAIEWDASWSNNLDPSGRAALGVHLSAYDRQVSSVSPGIPAIINNVPLNMEVNHPGVAIRS, encoded by the exons ATGTGTGGAATACTTGCTGTTCTTGGCTGCTCCGATGACTCTCTGGCCAAAAGAGTTCGCGTCCTCGAGCTTTCCCGCAG ATTGAAGCACCGTGGTCCAGATTGGAGCGGGCTGCACCAGCATGGGGATTGCTTTTTGTCCCACCAACGTTTGGCAATTGTTGATCCCGCTTCTGGTGATCAACCTCTGTTCAATGAGGATAAGTCAATTGTTGTCACG GTGAATGGAGAGATTTACAATCATGAAGATCTGAGGAAGCATCTGTCGAATCACAAGTTTCGAACTGGCAGTGATTGTGAAGTTATTACCCACCTG TACGAAGAGTATGGGGAGAATTTTGTGGACATGTTGGACGGCGTGTTTACTTTCGTTTTATTGGATACCCGAGACAACAGTTTCATGGTTGCCCGTGATGCTATAGGGGTCAATTCCCTCTATATTGGTTGGGGTCTTGATG GCTCCATTTGGATATCATCAGAGCTTAAAGGTTTAAATGATGAATGTGAACATTTTGAGAGCTTTCCTCCTGGTCACTTGTACTCGAGCAAACAAGCTGGACTTAGGCAATGGTACAATCCTCCTTGGTTCTCTGAGGTTGTTCCATCAACCCCATATGATCCACTTGCGCTGAGACATGCTTTTGAAAGA GCTGTAATCAAACGGCTGATGACCGATGTGCCTTTTGGTGTTCTGCTGTCTGGGGGCCTTGACTCATCTTTGGTTGCCTCCATCACTGCCCGCCATTTGGCCAGGACCAAAGCTGCAAGGCAATGGGGAGCACAACTCCACTCATTTTGTGTGGGCTTAGAG GGTTCTCCAGATCTGAAGGCTGCAAAAGAAGTTGCAGATTATTTGGGCACAGTTCATCATGAATTTCACTTTACTGTTCAG GATGGGATTGATGCCATTGAAGAGGTTATCTACCATGTTGAAACCTATGATGTTACAACAATAAGAGCAAGTACCCCCATGTTTCTCATGGCACGTAAAATTAAATCGCTAGGGGTGAAGATGGTGATTTCTGGTGAAGGTTCTGATGAGATTTTTGGGGGGTATTTGTACTTCCATAAAGCACCCAACAAGGAAGAGTTACACCGAGAAACATGCCGAAAG ATCAAGGCCCTCCACCAGTATGATTGCCTTAGAGCCAATAAATCATCATTTGCATGGGGTTTGGAAGCTCGAGTCCCCTTTCTAGACAAGGAATTCATTAATATTGCCATGGATATTGATCCTCAGTACAAGATG ATAAAACGAGAAGAAGGACGCATTGAGAAATGGGTTCTGAGAAAGGCCTTTGATGATGAGGAGCATCCTTATCTGCCTAAG CACATTTTGTACAGGCAGAAAGAACAATTCAGTGACGGAGTTGGCTATAGCTGGATTGATGGTCTCAAAGCCCATACTGCTCAGCAT GTGACTGAAAAGATGATGGTTAATGCTGCACGCATTTTCCCACACAACACACCCACCACAAAAGAAGCCTACCACTACAGGACCATTTTTGAGAGGTTCTTCCCACAG AACTCGGCCAGGCTTAGTGTCCCTGGCGGAGCAAGTGTAGCCTGCAGCACGGCTAAAGCTATTGAGTGGGATGCTTCATGGTCCAACAATCTTGATCCTTCAGGCAGGGCTGCTTTAGGAGTCCATCTTTCTGCTTATGACAGGCAGGTCTCCTCTGTTAGCCCTGGCATACCAGCGATTATCAATAATGTACCTCTGAATATGGAAGTTAACCATCCGGGAGTTGCGATCCGAAGCTAG